GCGCCCGCTTTCTTTGTGGTACCGTGAagatgagacggggccagtgtgtcCACACAGGTTGCATCCCACACCAGCACTCGTCCCATCCTCCACGGTATCAGCGACATTCCGTCGGGTCTCTTACCATCATCCCGCGCTATACCGGTCGGCTCTAATATTGCGGGCACGTTTACAGAGGTAAGAGACCGTCGGATAATGTCGTTAAGCGCGGCGTGACGCGACATACGCCCCGCACTTCGCTGGCAAGAAAGGCCGTGGCGCCCCAGCTGGTCCACTTCGCTCCCGCAGTGGCATTTGTGGGAAGCACAAATTACAGCCCCAACCCTCAGCCCGACCGCCACTCGGAGGGTATTCCCATCGAGGTGTGTACCAGAATTCGGCGAAGGATAAGCGTTAAGCCAATGGCCGGCCTCCCTACAGCCGGCTGCGAGCAACCGAGCGCGTTCAGCTCTTTCGCTGTTATCTAAACAGGAGGTATAAATTGTTTTACACAAAACATTATCCCAGCTCCTCTGTGATTTgggattataaataaaataaataaataaataaatcaattttaattcAGGCAAAAAACCCATATGAAtgacaaaaaacaaacaaacatcgaaataaaataagacaatacAGTGTATAGAACgtgtaaaaatacaaaaaacaataattaagttaaaatacaatataataaaataattaaaagccATTACTTACATTTCTACAATTAGACACACTGTAATGTTTAATAACTTACTTCCGGTTCGCATCTCGATGCAAAGACAGCCAAAACCTACTAATAGGACTGTTTAAGTCCTCACTACAAGTGGCAAGGATACAGTTTTCAGATCTGCGCAGCCTATTCCAAAAGGATGCCACCCTAGACCGAATTACAGCGAAGAAATCCGGAACGCGAGCCTCCGCAAACATACTCGACGCGCTGCAGAACCTTGGCAACTTCATCAGGATTCTGAAGGCGTCATTATATTGAACCCTTAAGGTGTTGATTGCTCTCCTGGTGAAGTTGGTCCAAAGTTGCCCTGTATAAAAGCTTTGACAGTATGCTCTGAAGAGCGTTACTTTAACCTCGTCAGAGCACCTGCCAAACTTACGGGCGAGCATGTTGCACCTCACTGATAAGGCTCTTCTTTCTCGCTCGATGTCCTTATCGTCCTTCAGATCGTCGGTAAGGATATGTCCGAGATACTTAAACTGCTGCACCCTTCGAACAGGTAACCCATTTAAAAATACGTCAAGTATCCTATCCGGACCCTTCCCCGCCTTAAATATTAGGTATTCAGTTTTAGAACTGTTATACTTCATTCCATGAGAGATAGCATATTTCTCACAGAAATGTAGCAACCTTCTGAGGCCCTCAGCAGAAGAGCTGAGAAGCACCATGTCATCCGCATAGCTTAAACTATTGACGCAGACACCACCTATGTGGCATCCGACCCTGGTGCTCCTCAACCCCGCTATCAGGTCATTCACGTAGAGGTTGAAAAGGTCCGGAGAGGTAATACCCCCTTGGCGAACACCGCATTCCAACCTATATTCGCTGGAAGTCACGTCGCCCCATTTTACATAGTTCGTTTGGTTTTCGTACCAGTATCTCAACAGATTGGTGACTTCCATAGGAACCGTAGTGTTCCTAAGTTTATTCCAAAGTACCTCATAATTGACTAGGTCAAAAGCCTTACTGAGGTCGAGAAAACAAGCATATACTGTTGTCTCTCTTGAGGTATAGTAATTGACCGTGTGCTTAAGGCTCATTATGGCTGAATCTGTTGAGAGACCAGGACGAAAACCAAACTGTGCGTCATCAATAACACACCCCTCCTGTATCCAAGGTTGCAGCAGCCGCTCAAACACCTTACCGACTACCGTGCCCAGAGATATTGGACGATAATTGCTGGCAGATCCAAGGTCCCCAGTTTTGTTTTTCGTAATAGGCACGACAACTGTTTTCATAAGTGCATCCGGTATATAACTATACCTAATACACATATTGAACAAGCTGCATAGCCTCGTAGCAATAGACGATCCCGCGTGGATAATGTGTTCAACACTTAGCCCATCATATCCTGGTGACTTGCCTTTTGACATCGCTTTTAAGACGCTAACAATGTCATTCGTCTTAAACTGTATAACATCTGTCCCTTTCCATGCCGTATCTTTACTAAGGTTGGGCACATTCTCCACGGTCAAGGGGCTAACCTTGAATCTACCTGCAAACATGTCcgctattttattactttcctGTATGCCCTCCACTGACACTGGTAATTTTTTGGcaaaatttaactttttaactgatttccaaaattttacaaaattttttcCTCTTTGATGTGTAGCCAGTATACTTAGTTTAATTTTCTCTTCATTATTTTGGCACCATTTTAGTTTattcttaaatatttttctatCCAGTCTCATTCTGTCGTATACCGGGCCAGTGGAGGGCTTACCTGACGCTGCCCAGCACTGAAAACTCACCCTCGCCAGCTGATGGCTTTCTTGAACGTGGTAATTCCAACCAACTACCTTATTCGCCTGACCTCTGCTACCAAAATGCGACCGTGCACTCAGCTCAGCACCTTCCTGTAATACCTTTATTATGTTGGTATAATATTCCGTATTAAATTATGTGGAAGGTCGTGGCCCGGGCAAGCTGATAGCCAGGCATTTCTAGCATCACCCAAGTCTGAGATCTCGTAGTTTATGGGTAAAACCCTTAAGATTTTTCCTACGAGATCAGCAGAGCTGTGGGCAGATGATAGAAATGCCGGCAGTGACACGCTACAGGTTTTGCGCAACCCCAGTCCACCGTACCGTACGGGTAAAGACGCTTGTACCCATGATTGATCAGAAAGCTTTAGGTTCAGAATCTGCTCTAGGTTAGTCCGGATCATGGTATCTATAGGTAGCAGTAAATTTTGATGTTTCCAAAGCGGGCTGCAACGAAGCACGTATACTAATTTTGGGATGAAAAGGCAGAATTTTAGAATAATTAAGGCTGAATGAGGGCTGATTTCTAGAAGGCGATCGGcgtgattttgaaattttgatacAGTCTTATTGATGAAAGATggaaaataattttcaaaaattggagTGCCTAGGAGGCTAAGGGAATCTTTTGTGACAGTGGCAATGTTAGGTGTTATAGAATTGAATTTTGCAGTTACGTCCGAGTGTATTACAGATGGATCGTGAATATATAATTCACATTTATTACTGTTCAATTCTAACCCTATGGACTCAAATTTAGACTTAAGAAGAGAGAGATCAGAAAGCACTGATGCCAAGCTGCCTCCTAAAGTCCCGTCGTCTAGATACCACACGTTGAAATCTGAGGATAAATTTTGAATAATGGGGTTGATTGCTAAACAAAAAATTGCCGGACCTAAGGGATCTCCCTGCTGGCATCCAACTTCTGAAGAAATTTCATGGCTACGATACATTAATTTGGAAGGATCAGCATAACAATGAAGGAGGTAATTATAAAGCTCTGGGATGTTATTCCTGATTTCCGTCAGCAGCGTCTCTCTATTTACAGAGTTGAAAGCGTTTTTGATAtcaatttttaataaaacttggCACTGGCTGTTCTTGAGGAAAGTACGAAGTGCGTGGACAGCGGCCTCGCAGCCGCCTTTAGTACCACAACCTAACTGGACTGGTTCAAACCTGCGCTGCAATTTGGAAATTATGTGTCTACCAGAAATTTTGGATGCGAGACGCCTAATCGTTGAACCAACTGCGATCGGCCTCACGCCACCGCccatagattagattagatgatttatttcacgaaaaaaaattcaatataaGTTTGCATTTCTGTGCAAAAATATAAGAATTCCCATCATGAtcgtcataaaataaaaaattaaaataatagttttgaattaGTTTCACTATAATATAAGTCTTTGTATCGAATATGAATGAATCAAACCTCAGGTGTGTTGCTCTGTATTGTTACTCTCCCGAAGCCTAGGTTGAATATACCTGACATGAAGTTGAATGTACCTGAAACAGAtgaatacaaataaaattatagatAAGTACAATAAGTTAATGGAATATACACgataaataatatttcataaACTTTTCATACTTCTCAAAATACTCAAAGGACACTCTAGTAAGGGCCACTtgccgagggttaacccaccattttatatggaatttgacaattgacagcccactaaccctgagttaagtggttggtgcaaatcgGACTAAGAGTAAGTTTGAAAGCGGGGTAATATATACTACTGAAACTTGAAACATTATCTGTAACAAACATACGAGTATAAGTAAGTAAGATACACTAAGCGTTGCGGTATCGTTACTTAACACGCTGGTACTGAGGCCCCACAAGCGAGCGTACAAATGGAGCTGAATTCAGTAGGGAGCGCTATCCTGCAACTATTTGGATGTGTTTGCCATCCATTACTGCAGGCCGGCAATTATGGCCTTACTGCGCTTTGCATCAGCAATCATATTAATTATGTCATGCACCTGAGTACTAATGATCACGGAATGTTTCTATGGATATATTAATGTCAAAGGTTTAATTAAGCTGAATAAATGGTATTTAATCaatgaaaaacaaacaatataacaactataaataaacttagaaataaggaataaataaaataaattagatttaattaaaataacttataaataaaaaacctcaCCCAAGTCGCTGCCACCGGGCagtgtgcccagaaggctggccgcattgccacgttggatggcaatgCTTATACGTTGAGCAAAatattggccagccctctggtcacctgtGACGTCAATTAGGCGCGCCGCTAACTCTTTGTATAGCTGACGCGCGCTTGGCCCCCATGGCCCCAGTGTTTCCAcaccaaacgccgcaaaaatgtaactgctgccaagggtggcatatttgcggcgtttgaggTCTTCGGCCACAGACGCCGCATGACCGGCACCACCGCTGGTGCCCTGAAGATGGGACGGCGCAAGTGTGTCAACACACGTGGCATCCCACACCAGAGGCCGTCCCAATTTCCAAGGCACCAGAGTCATACCGTCGGGCCTCTTGCCATCGTCCCTTGCCAGACCGACTGGCTCAAGGATGGCTGGGACTTGGACACTCACAAAGGCCCTTCGGATGAGCTATTTAAGcttaaattaaatttagaaGTGGAGAATTTAATGCTTTAAATGAAGCTTCAGGAttgatactccagcgctctgcaaCTAAGTCACCTAGATCTGAGTCTGAAGGCAGAACGCTGGAATAGTGATTCAGTAAgttcatgttttattaaatGAGGTATTTAttccacataaaaaaaaatatttagcaaGCACTTGTCGTAAActttttctcaaaaaaaaaaaacgatacaAGGATCGTCAGATATCATTCTATTACAGTACAGTCATGTTAATATATTAGGTATTTGAATTTGTGACCGATAATAAGTTGGAAAATGTTGGTATGTTAACTGTGGTACCCATATACCAAACTAACAAACTATTGTAAATAAGAACCAATAGAAAAATTGTGATCTAAATTATtgttacttacatacatatttttcatttttaatgacgagtggcgtggg
This window of the Leguminivora glycinivorella isolate SPB_JAAS2020 chromosome 16, LegGlyc_1.1, whole genome shotgun sequence genome carries:
- the LOC125234903 gene encoding uncharacterized protein LOC125234903; protein product: MRPAFWAHCPVAATWRRFEPVQLGCGTKGGCEAAVHALRTFLKNSQCQVLLKIDIKNAFNSEGAELSARSHFGSRGQANKVVGWNYHVQESHQLARVSFQCWAASGRFKVSPLTVENVPNLSKDTAWKGTDVIQFKTNDIVSVLKAMSKGKSPGYDGLSVEHIIHAGSSIATRLCSLFNMCIRYSYIPDALMKTVVVPITKNKTGDLGSASNYRPISLGTVVGKVFERLLQPWIQEGCVIDDAQFGFRPGLSTDSAIMSLKHTVNYYTSRETTVYACFLDLSKAFDLVNYEVLWNKLRNTTVPMEVTNLLRYWYENQTNYVKWGDVTSSEYRLECGVRQGGITSPDLFNLYVNDLIAGLRSTRVGCHIGGVCVNSLSYADDMVLLSSSAEGLRRLLHFCEKYAISHGMKYNSSKTEYLIFKAGKGPDRILDVFLNGLPVRRVQQFKYLGHILTDDLKDDKDIERERRALSVRCNMLARKFGRCSDEVKVTLFRAYCQSFYTGQLWTNFTRRAINTLRVQYNDAFRILMKLPRFCSASNNSERAERARLLAAGCREAGHWLNAYPSPNSGTHLDGNTLRVAVGLRVGAVICASHKCHCGSEVDQLGRHGLSCQRSAGRMSRHAALNDIIRRSLTSVNVPAILEPTGIARDDGKRPDGMSLIPWRMGRVLVWDATCVDTLAPSHLHGTTKKAGAAAEAAETNKRRKYGGLDANYNFVAFGVETLEIVNAHFGIILHTTPYIPLSLSLQLPLTQKPHPFVTNITSALIIC